The DNA sequence CGCGAGCGCCGCGCCATTCGGGGATATTTGGCAGTTCCTCGTAGCGACCGAAGACGATGACGCTCATCCACTGCTGCGGACTTACCACCTCGTCTGCTTCGACGCAGACCTTCGGGTTGGCGCGCATCCACTCGATCTTTTGCCCGACGGTGGAGAAGCTGTATAGATATTCATTGTCGTAGGCGAAATAGAACGGCACGACGTAGGGCTGCGATTTGTGGGCGCACGCCAGTCTCCCCAGATGCGCACGGGCCAGCAGGTCCAGACTCTCCTGCCTGCTCAGTTCCTGGATCAGCACGACTATGACGCTCCGGCCTCGGCCGCTATGACGCGGCATTTATTTGCGCTGCTGGCGAATAGGAATACACATACAATTGATTGATGACTAGCGATTGTCGTGCCACGGGAGATTGGCAACCTGGCGAAAGTTTTTCATCAAAAGCCGGGCGCGCAGCGCGTTGGAGATTGTCCCCGTCAGCGTCGCGGCGCTGACGTGTGTCCGATCGCGCCATCTGCCTGCCGTTGCGCAGCTAAATTCGTTGGCAGGCCGATTGCAATACCAAGAGAGCTCGAAAGGACGGTCAGGTTGCATTGAAAGGGGCGATAAAACTGCGAGCCGCGGCCACTGACCCGCTCAGCGGCCTGAGTCACGACGAGGCGGCGCGGCGCCTGAGGAAGTACGGGCCGAACCGCTTGGTGCGCGCATCGCGCGGCGCTGCAATCCTGGCATTGATCAGGACCGTTGCGGACCCGATGGCAGTAATGCTGGCCGCGGCCGGCGCGGTTTACTACGCGCTGGGCGAGCGGACCGACGCTTACGTCCTGTTCGCAGCGATCGTTCCGGTCCTTGCCGTCGATGTAATCCTTGAGGCGCGATCGCGCACCGCGCTCAAGAAGCTTGCGGGCGTCGTCGCGCCGCGTGCCCGAGTGGTTCGCAATGGTGTCCAGACCG is a window from the Candidatus Binatus sp. genome containing:
- a CDS encoding pyridoxamine 5'-phosphate oxidase family protein, with the translated sequence MLIQELSRQESLDLLARAHLGRLACAHKSQPYVVPFYFAYDNEYLYSFSTVGQKIEWMRANPKVCVEADEVVSPQQWMSVIVFGRYEELPNIPEWRGARELARKKLLERNAIWWEPGYAKTILHDRERPLAAFFYRIHVEQITGHRATPEPATPHRARPSMTGPIGGEWLQKILRPVRKHP